One stretch of Brevibacillus laterosporus DNA includes these proteins:
- a CDS encoding N-acetylmuramoyl-L-alanine amidase — translation MQWLKVALVAFMLMNLLPTHARAIGSEHMPIEIIIDAGHGGVDGGTSYQGILEKDINLQIAKLLYKELTEKGYHVLLNRTGDYALSDENKWLRSPSRHIRDLAQRRHLAKEVHPQMLISLHINWSNSKSSTGPLVLYQKNNQSYILADIIQHYLDQLYNTKGEPLQGKTYYLLKQSICPTVIVEMGYLSNSRDRNFLVNKKTQRKIAQTIQEAVSEYMLIMNQIQDQETWNVSENNQQLH, via the coding sequence ATGCAGTGGTTGAAGGTAGCCTTGGTAGCCTTTATGTTGATGAACCTTCTGCCTACTCATGCCAGAGCTATTGGCTCAGAGCATATGCCTATAGAAATTATTATTGATGCGGGACATGGCGGTGTAGACGGTGGAACTTCTTATCAAGGAATTTTAGAAAAGGATATTAATTTGCAAATTGCCAAGCTATTATATAAAGAATTAACAGAAAAGGGATATCATGTCTTATTAAATCGTACGGGTGATTATGCACTAAGTGATGAAAACAAATGGTTGCGTTCTCCCTCTCGTCATATCCGTGATTTAGCTCAGAGACGACATTTGGCTAAGGAAGTTCATCCCCAAATGCTGATCAGTCTCCATATTAACTGGTCTAATAGCAAATCTAGCACTGGTCCGCTTGTCTTGTATCAAAAAAACAATCAAAGCTATATTCTAGCTGATATTATCCAGCATTATCTGGATCAATTGTATAATACAAAAGGTGAGCCCTTACAAGGTAAGACTTACTATCTGCTAAAGCAATCTATTTGTCCGACAGTTATTGTGGAGATGGGCTACCTAAGTAATTCACGTGATCGTAATTTCCTAGTAAATAAAAAGACACAAAGGAAGATTGCCCAAACCATTCAGGAAGCTGTTTCTGAATATATGCTTATTATGAACCAAATTCAAGATCAGGAAACCTGGAATGTAAGCGAGAATAACCAACAACTACATTAA
- the gyrA gene encoding DNA gyrase subunit A — protein sequence MAEQTSRFPKIDISQEMRDSFIDYAMSVIVSRALPDVRDGLKPVHRRILYAMHDMGLTPDKAFRKSANVVGQVMAKYHPHGDTAIYETMVRLAQDFNMRYMLVEGQGNFGSVDGDRAAAMRYTESRFSKIALEMLRDIDKDTVDFIPNYDGHEEEPTVLPSRFPNLLVNGSAGIAVGMATNIPPHNLREVIDGVSAMIDNPEITVAELMKIIKGPDFPTAGEILGYSGIRRAYETGRGSIIMRAKTNIEENNGKARIIVTEIPYQVNKARLVEKIAELVREKKIDGITDLRDESDRKGMRIVIELRRDIIPKVVLNNLFKHTQMQSTFGVNMLALVNSRPKTLNLQEMIYHYLEHQRVIVRRRTEYELRQAEARAHILEGLRIALDHIDEIISLIRSSRVAEEARNALIERFRLSHEQAQAILDMRLQRLTGLEREKIEAEYQELLIKIADLKSILADDNKIDSIIRDEMNAIKDKFGDDRRSIITIGEDMIEDADLIPEEEVVISLTHSGYVKRLPVTTYRSQKRGGRGIQGIGTKDDDFVEHLCITNSHDTLLFFTSKGKVYRLRGFEIPDLSRTAKGTPIINLIQIEKGETVSAVIPVKEFREDQFIFFATKQGIVKKTDLKSFENIRRGGLFAVNLREDDELINVRLTDGKQQIIIGTKQGMSVRFNEGDVRTMGRTATGVKGITLVSNDVVIGMDVIRDDAEVLIVTAKGYGKRTPVSEYRIQTRGGKGIKTHNVTDRSGQVVGLKVVQADEDLMIVTITGIIIRMEMQGISVMGRYTQGVKLIRLGDEEEVVSIATVEASEDEDSDNEDNLEEEAIETDDAHQSTEEEVVETDTDTDVSNEPSEE from the coding sequence ATGGCAGAACAAACATCTCGGTTTCCAAAAATTGACATTAGCCAAGAGATGCGTGACTCGTTCATTGATTACGCGATGAGTGTCATCGTTAGTCGCGCTTTACCTGATGTAAGGGACGGACTAAAGCCAGTTCATCGCCGTATCTTATATGCCATGCATGATATGGGGCTTACTCCCGATAAGGCTTTCCGTAAATCCGCAAACGTTGTCGGTCAAGTAATGGCTAAGTACCATCCTCATGGTGATACGGCAATTTATGAGACTATGGTTCGGTTGGCACAAGATTTCAATATGAGATACATGCTCGTTGAAGGACAAGGGAACTTTGGTTCTGTGGACGGAGATCGGGCGGCAGCTATGCGTTATACTGAGTCCCGTTTTTCCAAAATTGCTTTAGAAATGCTTCGGGATATTGATAAAGATACAGTAGACTTCATACCAAACTACGATGGACACGAAGAAGAACCTACCGTTCTCCCTTCTCGTTTTCCGAATTTGTTAGTAAATGGTTCAGCAGGTATCGCGGTTGGGATGGCGACAAATATACCACCGCATAATCTGAGGGAAGTTATTGATGGTGTCAGTGCCATGATTGATAATCCTGAGATTACCGTTGCAGAGCTGATGAAAATCATTAAGGGCCCTGATTTCCCGACAGCTGGTGAAATTTTGGGATACTCTGGTATTCGACGTGCTTATGAAACAGGACGTGGCTCCATTATTATGCGCGCGAAAACCAATATTGAAGAGAATAATGGTAAAGCTCGCATTATTGTAACGGAGATTCCGTATCAGGTGAACAAAGCAAGACTTGTTGAAAAAATTGCAGAACTGGTACGTGAGAAAAAGATTGATGGCATAACTGATTTGCGTGATGAATCTGACCGCAAAGGAATGCGTATCGTCATTGAACTTCGTAGGGATATCATTCCAAAAGTAGTGTTGAATAACCTGTTTAAGCATACCCAAATGCAATCAACCTTTGGGGTTAATATGCTGGCACTTGTTAATTCACGTCCAAAAACACTGAATTTACAAGAGATGATCTATCATTATCTAGAACATCAGCGTGTCATAGTTCGCAGACGTACCGAGTACGAATTGCGCCAAGCTGAAGCGCGTGCCCATATTTTAGAAGGCTTACGTATTGCACTAGATCATATTGACGAGATTATCAGCCTCATTCGTTCGTCACGAGTGGCAGAAGAAGCACGCAATGCCTTAATTGAAAGATTTAGATTAAGTCATGAACAAGCCCAAGCTATTTTGGACATGCGTCTCCAACGCCTAACTGGTCTGGAACGTGAAAAAATTGAAGCAGAATACCAAGAGCTTCTAATCAAAATTGCTGATTTGAAATCTATTCTTGCTGATGATAACAAGATTGACTCAATCATTCGTGACGAGATGAACGCTATCAAAGATAAATTCGGAGATGATCGTCGTTCTATCATCACCATTGGCGAAGATATGATTGAAGATGCAGATCTTATTCCAGAAGAGGAAGTAGTAATTTCCTTGACTCATAGCGGTTATGTGAAACGTTTGCCAGTAACGACCTACCGCAGCCAGAAGCGGGGGGGACGAGGCATTCAAGGAATTGGAACCAAAGATGACGATTTCGTCGAGCATCTTTGCATCACTAACTCCCACGATACCCTCTTGTTCTTCACTAGCAAGGGAAAGGTCTATCGCTTGAGAGGATTCGAAATTCCTGATCTAAGCCGTACAGCTAAAGGAACACCAATTATCAATTTGATTCAAATTGAAAAGGGTGAAACGGTCAGTGCTGTTATTCCGGTGAAGGAATTTAGAGAAGATCAGTTCATCTTCTTTGCTACAAAACAAGGTATTGTTAAAAAGACGGACTTAAAATCGTTTGAAAATATCAGACGTGGCGGTCTCTTTGCTGTTAACCTCCGTGAAGATGATGAGTTAATTAACGTTCGTTTGACGGACGGCAAACAACAAATCATCATAGGTACAAAACAAGGAATGTCCGTTCGCTTTAATGAAGGCGACGTACGTACCATGGGACGTACTGCTACAGGTGTTAAAGGGATTACCCTAGTTTCTAACGACGTAGTAATTGGTATGGATGTCATTCGCGATGATGCTGAAGTGCTGATTGTAACGGCAAAAGGCTACGGTAAACGTACACCTGTTTCTGAATATCGCATTCAAACTCGTGGAGGTAAGGGAATTAAAACCCATAACGTCACAGATCGAAGCGGTCAAGTTGTTGGTTTAAAAGTTGTGCAAGCTGATGAAGATTTAATGATTGTAACCATCACTGGCATCATTATTCGCATGGAGATGCAAGGAATTTCCGTTATGGGACGTTATACGCAAGGGGTAAAATTAATTCGTCTAGGCGATGAAGAGGAAGTTGTTTCGATTGCTACGGTAGAAGCTTCAGAAGATGAAGACTCTGATAATGAGGATAATCTTGAAGAAGAAGCTATTGAAACGGACGATGCTCATCAAAGCACAGAAGAA